A section of the Flavobacterium sp. CG_23.5 genome encodes:
- a CDS encoding thiamine pyrophosphate-dependent enzyme has protein sequence MTFDRKNLSNDQLLDLYKRILKPRLIEEKMLILIRQGKVSKWFSGIGQEAISVGVTAVLDTDEYILPMHRNLGVFTGRNIPLYRLFSQWQGKANGFTKGRDRSFHFGTQQYKIIGMISHLGPQLGVADGIALANKLKKNGKITAVFTGEGATSEGDFHEALNIASVWELPVMFVIENNGYGLSTPTNEQYRCENLADKGIGYGIESHIIDGNNILEVFNLLSELKASMIEKPRPVLLEFKTFRMRGHEEASGTKYVPQELMDLWAIKDPVDNYRKFLSENGILSEEFDSALRSEIKKEIDDSLALANAEPEIEASYSEELNDVYKPYQFEAVNPSSEKENIRFIDAISNSLRESMERHPNSVIMGQDIAEYGGAFKITDGFVAQFGKERVINTPICESAVVSAGMGLSINGYKAIVEMQFADFVSTGFNPIVNLLAKSHYRWLENADVVVRMPCGGGTQAGPFHSQTNEAWFTKTPGLKVVYPAFPYDAKGLLNTSINDPNPVMFFEHKQLYRSVYQDVPKEYYTIPLGKAALLKEGTDITIISFGSAVHWALDTLAKNPAISADLLDLRTLQPLDTEAIFASVKKTGRVIIYQEDSMFGGLASDISAMIMENCFEYLDAPVKRVASLDSPIPFTKALEDQYLPKGRFEKELLEIMAY, from the coding sequence ATGACCTTTGACAGAAAAAATCTTAGCAACGACCAATTATTAGATTTATATAAAAGAATATTAAAACCAAGATTAATAGAAGAAAAAATGTTGATACTTATTCGCCAAGGAAAAGTATCAAAATGGTTTTCAGGAATTGGTCAAGAGGCTATATCTGTTGGAGTTACGGCAGTTTTAGATACTGATGAATACATACTGCCAATGCACAGAAATCTTGGCGTTTTTACAGGGAGAAATATTCCTTTGTACCGTCTTTTTTCACAATGGCAAGGAAAAGCCAATGGTTTTACCAAAGGTCGTGATCGAAGTTTTCACTTTGGAACCCAACAATACAAGATTATTGGAATGATTTCGCATCTTGGTCCGCAATTAGGTGTGGCTGACGGAATTGCTTTAGCCAATAAACTCAAAAAGAATGGTAAAATAACAGCAGTATTTACCGGTGAAGGAGCTACCAGTGAAGGGGATTTTCATGAAGCATTGAATATTGCCTCGGTTTGGGAATTACCTGTGATGTTTGTAATCGAAAATAATGGTTACGGTTTATCAACTCCCACCAATGAGCAATATCGTTGTGAAAATCTCGCCGATAAAGGGATAGGTTACGGAATAGAAAGTCACATTATAGACGGAAATAATATTCTTGAAGTATTTAATCTTTTATCAGAATTGAAAGCTTCGATGATTGAAAAACCGCGTCCCGTTTTATTGGAATTCAAAACCTTTAGAATGCGTGGACACGAAGAAGCGAGTGGGACAAAATATGTTCCACAGGAATTAATGGACCTATGGGCGATTAAAGATCCTGTTGATAATTATAGAAAATTTTTATCTGAAAATGGAATCCTTTCCGAAGAATTCGATTCGGCTTTAAGAAGTGAAATCAAAAAGGAAATAGACGATAGTTTGGCTCTTGCCAATGCAGAACCAGAAATCGAAGCTTCTTACAGCGAAGAATTAAATGATGTGTATAAACCCTATCAATTTGAGGCGGTTAATCCATCTTCCGAAAAAGAGAATATTCGTTTTATTGATGCCATTTCAAACAGTTTGCGTGAATCGATGGAACGACACCCAAATTCAGTAATTATGGGTCAGGACATCGCTGAATACGGTGGTGCTTTCAAAATCACTGATGGTTTTGTAGCACAGTTTGGTAAAGAACGTGTGATCAATACGCCGATTTGCGAGAGCGCAGTAGTTTCGGCAGGAATGGGATTGTCTATCAACGGATACAAAGCCATTGTAGAAATGCAGTTTGCCGATTTCGTTTCGACCGGATTCAATCCAATTGTGAATTTGTTGGCCAAATCACATTACCGTTGGCTGGAAAATGCCGATGTTGTGGTTCGTATGCCTTGCGGTGGCGGAACTCAAGCAGGACCTTTTCACTCCCAAACTAATGAAGCTTGGTTTACCAAAACACCAGGTTTGAAGGTGGTTTACCCTGCATTTCCATATGATGCCAAAGGTTTATTAAATACATCCATCAACGATCCAAATCCTGTGATGTTCTTTGAGCACAAGCAATTGTACAGAAGTGTTTACCAAGATGTGCCAAAAGAGTATTATACTATTCCATTAGGAAAAGCCGCTTTATTGAAAGAAGGAACCGATATCACTATTATTTCGTTTGGATCAGCAGTACATTGGGCATTAGATACTTTGGCTAAAAACCCAGCGATTTCAGCTGATTTATTGGATTTAAGAACCTTGCAGCCTTTGGATACCGAAGCTATTTTTGCATCGGTAAAGAAAACAGGAAGAGTGATTATTTATCAGGAAGACAGTATGTTTGGTGGTTTGGCCAGTGATATTTCGGCGATGATTATGGAAAACTGTTTCGAATATCTTGATGCGCCTGTTAAGCGTGTTGCAAGTTTAGACAGTCCAATTCCTTTTACAAAGGCGTTGGAAGATCAATATTTGCCGAAAGGAAGATTTGAAAAGGAATTATTGGAAATTATGGCTTACTAA
- a CDS encoding DUF4160 domain-containing protein: MPKLYEYLGILFYFYSNEHEPIHVHAKKAEFESKAEFYIVNGIISEIKIVGVKGKKPLIGNELKNFQSFLGQYASEIVVKWIDYFVYHKEIPFEKITKKIK; encoded by the coding sequence ATGCCAAAATTGTATGAATATTTAGGAATTCTTTTTTATTTTTATTCAAATGAACATGAACCAATTCATGTGCATGCAAAAAAAGCGGAATTTGAAAGTAAAGCAGAATTTTACATCGTTAACGGGATTATTTCTGAAATTAAAATTGTTGGTGTAAAAGGAAAAAAACCTCTTATTGGGAATGAACTTAAAAATTTTCAATCTTTCTTAGGACAATATGCTTCTGAAATTGTGGTAAAATGGATTGATTATTTTGTATATCACAAAGAAATTCCATTTGAAAAAATTACAAAAAAAATAAAATGA
- a CDS encoding DUF2442 domain-containing protein, whose amino-acid sequence MKIAVNYSNQSETEAINVVAATYVNGYVIKVTFTDASEKNVDFELFLSKSQHPSISKYLDLNNFKNFTIVYGNLNWNDYDMIFPIWDLYEGKIS is encoded by the coding sequence ATGAAAATAGCAGTTAATTATAGCAATCAAAGTGAAACAGAAGCAATAAATGTTGTTGCTGCGACTTATGTTAATGGTTACGTTATTAAAGTAACCTTTACCGATGCGTCAGAAAAAAACGTTGATTTTGAACTCTTTTTATCAAAATCACAACATCCTTCCATTTCAAAATATTTAGATTTAAATAATTTCAAAAACTTCACTATTGTATATGGAAATTTAAATTGGAATGATTATGATATGATTTTCCCCATTTGGGATTTATATGAAGGTAAAATAAGTTAA
- a CDS encoding isopenicillin N synthase family dioxygenase: MQNIPSVDLRDFLSDDPKRKQKFVNEIGSAFEDIGFVALKGHFLDDQLVDELYGEIRKFFALPLETKHNYEIPGIGGQRGYVSFGTEHAKGRKEGDLKEFWHFGQYVSKDSKYASEYPENVEVKELPRFNVVGKEAYQMLEKTGVYVLRALAIHLGLDEFYFDNYAKDGNSILRPIHYPPITSEPANAIRAAAHGDINLITLLMGAQGKGLQVQNHDGEWIDAIAEPDELVINVGDMLSRHTNNKLKSTIHQVVNPPRELWGTSRYSIPFFMHPVSDMPLNCLENCIDAENPKQFEDITAGEYLYERLVDLGLIKK; the protein is encoded by the coding sequence ATGCAAAACATTCCTAGTGTTGACTTGCGTGATTTCCTTTCGGACGACCCGAAACGTAAACAAAAATTTGTAAATGAAATCGGAAGTGCATTTGAAGATATTGGCTTCGTAGCACTCAAAGGGCATTTTTTAGACGACCAACTGGTTGATGAATTGTACGGCGAAATTAGAAAATTTTTCGCTTTACCATTAGAAACAAAACACAACTATGAGATTCCTGGAATTGGCGGACAAAGAGGTTATGTTTCTTTTGGAACTGAACATGCCAAAGGCCGAAAAGAGGGAGATTTAAAAGAATTTTGGCATTTTGGACAATATGTATCCAAAGATTCAAAATACGCTTCAGAATACCCTGAAAATGTTGAAGTAAAAGAATTACCTCGTTTTAATGTTGTGGGTAAAGAAGCTTATCAAATGCTAGAAAAAACAGGCGTTTATGTTCTGAGAGCTTTAGCAATTCACCTTGGTTTAGATGAATTTTATTTTGATAATTATGCGAAAGACGGAAATTCAATTCTAAGACCTATTCATTATCCACCTATTACCTCAGAACCTGCTAATGCAATTCGTGCCGCAGCGCATGGCGATATCAATTTGATTACCTTATTGATGGGAGCTCAAGGAAAAGGTTTACAAGTGCAAAACCACGATGGAGAATGGATTGATGCAATCGCTGAGCCGGATGAATTAGTAATTAATGTGGGTGACATGTTATCTCGCCACACGAATAACAAATTGAAATCTACCATTCATCAAGTGGTGAATCCACCAAGAGAATTGTGGGGAACTTCACGTTATTCTATTCCGTTTTTTATGCACCCGGTAAGTGATATGCCATTAAATTGTTTAGAAAACTGCATTGATGCAGAAAACCCTAAACAGTTCGAAGACATTACCGCTGGAGAATATTTATACGAACGTTTAGTAGATTTAGGGCTTATTAAAAAATAA
- a CDS encoding translation initiation factor: MDLQDQLKNLFPDHEPSPEETIEEVAHELYVQKEPMICKFEKRKGKATTIIEGYEGTDEDFKILAKEIKTKLSVGGTFKDDSIIIQGDYRDKIMTILKAKGFKVKRVGG, from the coding sequence ATGGACTTGCAAGACCAATTAAAAAACCTTTTTCCAGATCACGAACCATCGCCTGAGGAGACAATTGAAGAAGTGGCACACGAATTATACGTTCAAAAAGAACCGATGATTTGCAAATTCGAAAAACGAAAAGGAAAAGCGACCACTATAATTGAAGGGTATGAAGGTACTGACGAGGATTTTAAAATTTTAGCCAAAGAAATAAAAACAAAATTGAGCGTTGGCGGAACTTTCAAAGACGATTCCATTATCATTCAAGGCGATTATCGCGACAAAATCATGACTATTTTAAAAGCTAAAGGTTTTAAAGTAAAACGTGTTGGTGGCTAG